Proteins from a genomic interval of Arvicola amphibius chromosome 10, mArvAmp1.2, whole genome shotgun sequence:
- the Rbm11 gene encoding splicing regulator RBM11, translating into MFPAQEEADRTVFVGNLEARVREEILYELFLQAGPLTKVTLCKDRDGKPKSFGFVCFKHPESVSYAIALLNGIRLYGRPINVQYRFGSSRSSEPASQSFESCVKINSHSFRNEEMMGRSSFPMQFFPIANTALPQEYFFFPKMPWHTHSPMMQPPFYDMTASLPSNASGSCSLNNASNLEAGPCSYEWTHQQPSEPDLYHRGQRKRQRQASDSGSSSEDQRGNEGSQKCRKCKRKKKY; encoded by the exons ATGTTCCCGGCTCAGGAGGAGGCTGACAGGACCGTGTTTGTGGGCAATTTAGAGGCCCGAGTACGGGAAGAGATTCTTTACGAGCTATTCCTTCAG GCTGGGCCACTAACCAAAGTAACTCTTTGCAAAGACAGAGATGGGAAGCCAAAGTCCTTTGGCTTCGTCTGCTTCAAACATCCTGAATCTGTGTCTTATGCCATAGCTTTGCTGAATGGAATTCGTTTGTATGGAAGACCAATTAATGTGCAATATCGATTTG GCAGTTCTCGCTCTTCTGAACCAGCTAGCCAAAGTTTTGAGAGCTGTGTTAAGATAAATTCACACAGCTTCAG gaatgaagaaatgatggGCAGATCTTCGTTTCCCATGCAGTTTTTCCCAATTGCAAACACTGCTTTACCccaagaatattttttctttccaaaaatg CCCTGGCACACACACAGTCCAATGATGCAGCCTCCTTTCTATGACATGACAGCTTCACTTCCCAGCAATGCATCTGGGTCCTGCTCCTTAAACAATGCCTCAAACCTTGAAGCTGGACCCTGCTCCTATGAATGGACTCACCAGCAGCCAAGTGAGCCTGACCTTTATCATAGGGGCCAACgaaagaggcaaaggcaagccaGTGACTCTGGCAGTAGTTCGGAAGACCAGAGAGGGAATGAAGGTAGCCAAAAATGCCGGAAatgcaagaggaagaagaaatactaG